From the Prochlorococcus marinus CUG1416 genome, the window CTTTCTCAATCTCTTTGATATTTACATTATTTTTTTTTAAGATTTTTTTTGTAAGGTTGTCTTGTTTTATAAGAGCTAAAAATAAATTGTCAGAGTCAACGTTTTGTTGATGATTTTTATATGCAGTTTCTTTGGCCAAAATAAAACAGTTCCAAGCAGAATTTGAAAATTCGCTTGGAACTATTTTCATCAATCAAAATATAATTATGACTGTAGTAAGTATTAAGTATAAAAATACTTAAGTATTAAAAATTTATTGAACAATAACTTTACCTACCATTCCAGCTCCTCTGTGTGGCTCGCAATAGTAATCATATGTTCCTGCAGTATCAAATGTTTCTTCCCAAGACTCTCCTGGAGCGAAAGCTAGGTCTGCATGACTTAATTCCTCATGGCCATCAAAAACAGCATTGTGAGGAGCTAATTTATTATTGACGAATTTAACTGAATCACCGGCACTAATGGTTACTGTACTTGGTTCGAATGCAAGCATTCCAGCATCCGTTCCGAGTTTTACTTCAACAGTCTTAGCTGAAACTGATGAAATTCCTAGACCTAGAGTTAAAACTATTGCGAATAACCCTGTAAAGATTGAACGTAACATAATTAAAATTTACTTATTTATATATCTTACAAGGCTTTGGCAGCCTAACTGTGAGAATTTTAATTGTTATTACAGCTTGGTAACTTTGATAACCTTAAAATATCATTCAGTGACTTCGCATAACTTTTAAGGTTGAAAGTCTCAGGATTAGTGATGGGGACATGATTAAAGTCATATTTCTTGATACTGAAGATATCCCAAGGGGTGGTTTGGATGGGAAGAATTCTTAATAATATTTTTAGAATTTTTTTTGTAAGGGGTATCGCAAAATATCTCCTCATATTATTTCTTTTTAAAAGTGTAATTATGGCATGATCAATTGAGATGAATTTCTGACCTAGGACAAATTTTCTAAAGCCTTTGTATTGCTCTTCTTTATGATTTTTAATTAGAAACCCACAAATTTGAGCGATATCATTTGCGTGTATAAAGTGAAATTTAGAATCGAGTTTTAAAAATCTTGCTAACCAAAGCCATTTTCCAATTTCTTTCAATCCACTAGTTAAATAACTCACAGGATATTTACTTTTCCCCCCAAGATTTCCTCCAAAAACCAAGGTAGGGAAAACAGCGAAAGTTTTTTCTGCAAATGAGCTTTCTCTAAGTCTCTGGAAACATTCATATTTTGTTTGAATGTACTCTGTTCCATAAATCAATGATTCCCTCATTAATTCTGTTTGAGTATCAAGAATGCTAGCTGTTGAAAAATAAATAATCTTTTCTAACTTGTCAATATCAAGCATTTCAAGTAATTCTTCAAAAGCTTTAATGTTTACTTCATAGGCTCTTCTTGGATCTCCCCAAGCTGTAGC encodes:
- the petE gene encoding plastocyanin; this translates as MLRSIFTGLFAIVLTLGLGISSVSAKTVEVKLGTDAGMLAFEPSTVTISAGDSVKFVNNKLAPHNAVFDGHEELSHADLAFAPGESWEETFDTAGTYDYYCEPHRGAGMVGKVIVQ
- a CDS encoding NAD-dependent epimerase/dehydratase family protein, with the translated sequence MAYKNLLITGANGCVGQYLVNWFLKNTKFRLYLMVRDKSKLPISVQENKKVKLMVCDIRESNKYKKEISQINYLIHTATAWGDPRRAYEVNIKAFEELLEMLDIDKLEKIIYFSTASILDTQTELMRESLIYGTEYIQTKYECFQRLRESSFAEKTFAVFPTLVFGGNLGGKSKYPVSYLTSGLKEIGKWLWLARFLKLDSKFHFIHANDIAQICGFLIKNHKEEQYKGFRKFVLGQKFISIDHAIITLLKRNNMRRYFAIPLTKKILKILLRILPIQTTPWDIFSIKKYDFNHVPITNPETFNLKSYAKSLNDILRLSKLPSCNNN